In Sphingobacterium thalpophilum, a genomic segment contains:
- a CDS encoding RagB/SusD family nutrient uptake outer membrane protein produces the protein MMKKNYTIIRLLGIFMVLGGMLSCSKFLEEKSNFSLQTPNTLESLQGILDNSIDMNMNVPVFGDIHSDDYFFTEKEFNAVDDQSRGFYTWVGFPYNYPDDWALMYVPVYQVNVVLDALPKVEGIQREKDRIKGAALFFRAYQYLQGMWIFAKSWDPQTSDTDLGIVLRQTADQSVPSKRSTVSDCYRQVIGDLVTAAGLLPDLAESPMRPSKIACYGALSRTYLSIGKYDSAFYYADKVLKVKKDLIDYNDFSSSDLLKPYPLSRLNKETVFYAQLTTSYPNLHPSYGLVDTMLYASYADNDIRKMLFFKVRNGYRSFKGNYTSAFNLFGGMATDEMLLIRAETSIRLGNVESGLDDLNTLLMKRIKKGNFIPYVGFNKEDALKLIKKERRKELLMRGLRWMDIKRYNKYDGDNIKLMRYISGTEYELAPNSNRYALPLPTDIILLTGMEQNPL, from the coding sequence ATGATGAAAAAAAATTATACTATAATCAGACTATTGGGAATTTTTATGGTCTTGGGTGGAATGCTTTCATGCAGTAAGTTTCTGGAAGAAAAATCAAACTTTTCCCTTCAAACTCCAAATACACTGGAAAGTCTACAGGGGATATTGGATAATTCGATTGATATGAACATGAATGTCCCGGTATTTGGAGATATCCATTCAGATGACTATTTCTTTACCGAAAAGGAATTTAATGCGGTAGATGATCAGTCGCGGGGATTTTATACCTGGGTAGGTTTTCCTTACAACTATCCGGATGATTGGGCGTTGATGTACGTGCCTGTCTATCAGGTTAACGTGGTGCTGGATGCATTGCCCAAGGTTGAAGGTATACAACGTGAAAAAGATAGAATTAAAGGAGCTGCACTCTTTTTTCGTGCTTATCAGTATTTGCAGGGAATGTGGATATTTGCCAAGTCCTGGGATCCACAGACCTCCGACACCGATCTGGGAATTGTGTTGCGGCAGACCGCAGACCAGTCGGTACCTTCGAAACGCAGTACGGTATCAGACTGTTATCGCCAGGTCATCGGGGATTTGGTAACAGCGGCAGGATTACTTCCTGATCTCGCTGAATCGCCTATGCGCCCCTCAAAAATAGCCTGCTATGGGGCGTTGAGCAGAACTTATCTCTCTATTGGAAAGTACGATAGCGCATTTTATTATGCGGATAAGGTCTTAAAAGTTAAGAAAGACTTAATAGACTATAACGACTTTTCTTCCTCAGACCTATTGAAGCCTTATCCTTTATCTCGTTTGAATAAAGAGACGGTTTTTTATGCCCAGTTGACAACGTCGTATCCGAACCTCCATCCGAGTTATGGTCTGGTGGATACGATGCTGTATGCAAGTTATGCGGATAATGATATTCGGAAAATGCTGTTTTTTAAAGTTAGAAATGGGTACCGTAGTTTTAAAGGTAATTATACATCAGCTTTTAACCTATTCGGAGGTATGGCTACTGATGAGATGCTCTTGATACGGGCAGAGACCAGTATCCGACTGGGAAACGTCGAAAGTGGTTTGGATGACCTGAATACCTTACTGATGAAGCGAATTAAAAAGGGGAATTTCATCCCATACGTTGGATTTAATAAAGAGGACGCCCTCAAGTTGATAAAAAAAGAGCGGCGTAAAGAGCTGCTCATGCGTGGATTGCGATGGATGGATATAAAGCGTTACAACAAATATGATGGCGATAATATTAAGTTGATGCGGTATATAAGTGGAACCGAGTATGAGTTGGCACCGAATTCAAATCGATATGCCTTACCCTTGCCGACAGATATTATTCTTCTGACTGGGATGGAACAGAATCCCTTATAA
- a CDS encoding TolC family protein has translation MNFFPPYWAKGILTMGLLVCVISDTFALDSLRMSLKDMIDKALQNSKYIEQSYLQLKETEVAVQQQRMELLPKISARASASYASNMPVYDQGLLNKPSQHDIIHYLYDSGLDFYLNLYNGHRDLMKIESKKLENELARIDWKNAAAQTKLEVCNLFLDLELSYSNRSLIEQDIADQRVQLKEIEHLYKAGVVLHSDVLRISLELSKRELLLVQIGHDIQAANQKLQLIGGITAEIIPLTEPFKVESPSYEALVAEARSHAFSLLKSEQEVVLKKLSVKQARSNYLPELGLTSTFTFANPQVFLYPYNPSWYNLSITGLKLNIPISAIYLNKNVVRGAQIALDRQEVKHHHEEEILENQLLQALLDYQLAIKQQDVCQNNKALAQENARIIKNRYFKSSALITDLLDADMQYLKTLFDLETAHIAIQKHYYFIEFLKGTI, from the coding sequence GTGAACTTTTTTCCTCCCTATTGGGCAAAAGGCATACTAACCATGGGATTGTTAGTATGCGTTATTTCGGACACCTTCGCCCTCGATTCTTTGCGCATGTCCCTGAAAGACATGATCGACAAAGCGCTACAGAACAGTAAATACATCGAGCAGTCTTATTTGCAGCTCAAAGAAACTGAGGTGGCAGTACAGCAGCAACGCATGGAGTTGCTCCCTAAGATTTCCGCCAGAGCTTCTGCTAGTTATGCAAGTAATATGCCTGTATATGACCAGGGGCTTTTAAATAAACCTTCCCAGCATGATATCATTCACTACTTGTACGATAGCGGCCTGGATTTTTATCTGAACCTCTACAATGGGCATCGGGACCTAATGAAAATAGAGTCCAAAAAACTGGAAAATGAGCTGGCTAGAATCGATTGGAAGAATGCCGCAGCACAGACGAAATTGGAGGTTTGCAATCTTTTTTTGGATTTGGAACTGTCGTATAGTAACCGATCTTTAATCGAGCAGGATATTGCTGATCAACGGGTACAGCTCAAGGAGATTGAGCATCTGTATAAGGCGGGCGTGGTATTACACAGTGACGTCTTGCGTATTTCGTTGGAACTTTCGAAGCGGGAACTGTTGCTCGTGCAGATCGGTCATGATATTCAGGCTGCAAATCAGAAGCTGCAGCTAATTGGCGGTATTACAGCAGAGATTATCCCCTTGACCGAACCTTTTAAAGTGGAAAGCCCCAGCTATGAAGCGCTTGTTGCCGAAGCGCGAAGCCATGCTTTTTCCCTTCTAAAATCCGAACAGGAAGTTGTTTTGAAGAAACTGTCGGTCAAACAGGCGCGATCAAATTATCTTCCTGAGTTGGGTTTGACCAGTACATTTACCTTTGCCAATCCACAGGTCTTCTTGTATCCCTATAATCCCAGCTGGTATAATCTGAGTATCACAGGGCTCAAATTAAACATACCGATCTCGGCTATCTATCTCAATAAAAACGTGGTGCGCGGAGCACAGATCGCATTGGATCGACAAGAGGTAAAACACCATCATGAAGAGGAGATTCTGGAAAATCAGCTGTTACAGGCCCTGTTGGATTATCAATTGGCTATTAAGCAGCAGGACGTCTGTCAAAACAATAAGGCTTTGGCGCAGGAAAATGCACGAATTATAAAAAACAGGTATTTTAAATC
- a CDS encoding 5-oxoprolinase, which translates to MATTTNLYQHLLEKFSYYSTDELIQLNNDTILGQGWGSAKATFRTALISTFSKRGLDLSNIISKEDGFTSVKHVPVRLEQNVLIPLQ; encoded by the coding sequence ATGGCTACTACAACAAATCTTTACCAACACTTACTGGAAAAATTCAGTTATTACTCAACAGATGAACTGATCCAGCTCAACAATGACACGATTTTAGGACAAGGCTGGGGTTCAGCCAAGGCAACCTTTAGAACAGCTTTGATCAGTACGTTCTCCAAAAGAGGATTGGATCTTTCCAACATCATTTCCAAGGAAGACGGTTTTACCTCGGTGAAGCATGTTCCTGTACGCTTGGAACAGAATGTCCTGATTCCTTTACAATAA
- a CDS encoding MauE/DoxX family redox-associated membrane protein has protein sequence MERNKNSNMIYKVIRAAMILFWVYVGMDKLWQLGAFKIALEQQPLISYLAPVIYWLLPLIEIGVGVFLAIPSARLSALGWKVSAILIFVFSIYIGLGVLNVYEKKPCMCTSFLSNISWIKHLFVNLVILGLSITGWRLHRKTINYGERALTGRTNIALFLIGFMATGAISYCNIHYTKSKDIWYAPDSIYDYQQPNTASSNVKGLLVSTYDRYTGPYRQLFTKRLQASSFPHQLQACSTERRVALC, from the coding sequence ATGGAAAGGAATAAAAACAGCAACATGATATACAAGGTGATCCGGGCAGCAATGATACTTTTTTGGGTCTATGTGGGGATGGATAAACTCTGGCAGCTCGGTGCATTCAAGATCGCCCTTGAGCAGCAGCCTCTGATCAGTTATCTGGCTCCGGTCATCTACTGGCTACTTCCGCTTATAGAAATCGGTGTTGGCGTATTCCTGGCGATACCATCAGCGAGGTTGAGCGCCCTGGGATGGAAAGTTTCGGCCATACTGATTTTCGTTTTTAGTATTTATATCGGTCTGGGGGTATTGAATGTATATGAAAAGAAACCCTGTATGTGTACCAGCTTTTTGAGCAATATTTCTTGGATAAAGCATCTTTTTGTCAATCTCGTCATTCTAGGTCTTTCGATAACCGGATGGCGATTGCATCGTAAGACGATCAACTACGGCGAGCGTGCACTAACAGGCCGAACAAATATCGCATTATTCCTGATAGGCTTTATGGCAACGGGAGCCATCAGTTACTGTAATATCCACTATACGAAGTCAAAGGATATTTGGTACGCACCAGATAGCATTTACGACTATCAACAGCCCAATACTGCCAGCAGCAATGTAAAAGGTCTGCTGGTATCCACATACGATCGGTACACAGGACCGTACCGACAATTATTTACCAAACGTTTGCAGGCTAGCAGCTTTCCTCATCAATTGCAGGCCTGCAGTACAGAAAGGAGGGTAGCATTATGCTAA
- a CDS encoding DKNYY domain-containing protein gives MAFIHLKNMLVISFALLCILEKSIAQQGRHNKRSTSQTTFRHDRENDYVNIGNRIFYRDKMVEGVDARSFKDLGNAYAIDNWNAYYRGVKIKDVSPHSFQSLGWGYAKDSWNAYYRGVKIKDVSAPSFKILDEGYAKDSWNVYYRGNRLKDVSDQSFVLLGDGYSKDSWKVYYFGQEIKDATAFTFKYLGKGYAKDSWNEYYRGKKLE, from the coding sequence ATGGCCTTTATCCACTTAAAAAATATGCTTGTTATTTCCTTTGCATTGCTATGTATATTGGAGAAAAGTATTGCTCAACAAGGTCGTCACAATAAAAGATCTACGTCTCAGACGACGTTTCGACATGACAGAGAAAACGATTATGTCAACATAGGCAACCGGATCTTCTACAGGGATAAGATGGTCGAAGGTGTCGATGCACGATCTTTCAAAGACCTTGGCAATGCTTATGCAATAGACAACTGGAATGCCTATTATCGTGGCGTTAAGATTAAAGATGTATCGCCACATTCTTTCCAATCACTTGGTTGGGGATATGCCAAAGATAGTTGGAATGCCTATTATCGTGGCGTTAAGATTAAAGATGTCTCTGCGCCCAGCTTTAAAATACTGGATGAAGGATATGCCAAAGACAGTTGGAATGTCTATTATAGAGGCAATCGACTAAAAGATGTATCCGACCAAAGCTTTGTTCTTCTCGGCGATGGATACAGCAAAGATAGCTGGAAAGTCTATTATTTTGGTCAGGAGATAAAAGATGCAACTGCTTTTACATTTAAATATCTGGGCAAAGGTTATGCGAAGGATAGCTGGAATGAATATTATAGAGGAAAAAAATTAGAATAG
- a CDS encoding DUF3050 domain-containing protein: MNRIAEINEYIAAEREVLLQHPLYRKIKTIKNLRSFTEGHVYAVWDFMSLLKALQIKLTCTTLPWFASEHPSTRYLINEIVLAEESDEYIDGRRLSHFEMYLDAMGAMGADLHLVNKFIAQAKKSSNIFDVIATTTLDKRIKDFLNFTFEVIAEGEVHKIAAAFTFGREDLIPGMFTSILEEIKTNFPTANLDSFIYYFQRHIDLDGDEHGPLAMQMITDLAKDDEVKWTEMKEISKIALQKRIQLWNAIEDSLYG; encoded by the coding sequence ATGAATAGAATTGCGGAAATTAACGAATACATTGCTGCCGAACGCGAGGTATTATTGCAACACCCTTTGTATCGTAAGATCAAAACGATCAAGAATCTACGTTCTTTTACAGAAGGGCATGTGTACGCTGTATGGGATTTTATGTCTTTACTAAAAGCTTTACAGATTAAATTGACCTGTACGACTTTACCTTGGTTTGCGAGTGAGCATCCATCAACACGCTATCTAATCAACGAAATTGTCTTGGCTGAGGAGTCGGATGAATACATTGATGGCCGCCGTTTGAGCCACTTTGAGATGTATCTGGACGCCATGGGTGCCATGGGTGCCGACCTTCATCTGGTCAACAAATTTATTGCTCAAGCCAAAAAATCGAGCAACATATTCGATGTCATTGCAACAACCACATTGGACAAGCGGATCAAAGACTTTTTGAATTTTACATTCGAAGTGATTGCTGAGGGCGAGGTGCATAAAATTGCTGCTGCATTTACATTCGGACGTGAAGACCTTATTCCGGGAATGTTTACCTCTATTTTGGAAGAAATTAAAACAAACTTTCCTACAGCCAATCTGGATAGCTTTATTTATTATTTTCAACGCCATATTGATCTTGACGGCGACGAGCATGGACCGTTGGCGATGCAGATGATCACAGATCTTGCCAAGGACGATGAGGTTAAATGGACGGAAATGAAAGAGATCAGTAAAATTGCGCTACAAAAAAGAATCCAGCTGTGGAATGCAATAGAAGATTCCTTATACGGATAA
- a CDS encoding SusC/RagA family TonB-linked outer membrane protein — MRKIILMVLFLIISGMANFAIGQHASARMVGRVINSENKKPIEGASIIILGDNSQAKSDSDGEFALKANHGDSVLVSHIGYHSETVLYKSGTSRLTIMLVPLANVLDEVMVSSGYQQLRPNEMTGAFQVLDKKTLDQQVGTNILDRLNNVTPGFRKGTFEFKPNRNEKLNISFRGLSTIEASKDPLIVLDGFIYEGDIDNIDPNSIASVTVLKDAAATSIWGARAGNGVIVLTSINSSNKLQKTTVNISHTVTTKRVTDYSKLYQPANLDYILAEQELFNAGYYDGKIEQSPYLALTPTAEVFLARRRGLISAQDSTDRIAELLAMDGKAAYRDAFLSNPFLQQSFANISGASTVIRYSFGVGNTMDLSENKAKDNKINLYLNNSFHWKDKFELNLNVNFLTQKQRSGTSVFDQFRYSGKYVPFFEFMNAEGEALPFNKGYRGNYLNELYGDKLLDWNYYPLNDYELDRATTRKNELYAVLQAKYNIKPYLTATVSYQYQIQRKVTERIAQAESYYARNLINMFSNIDPQSGVVAHPIPIGGIYDLNNGDLSSYTWRGQLNFNRSFGSHHVNGILGAEIREVLSKGSTSSSYGYSADPIRTKVVDYAGFYPTLPAGGYAAIQGNISLMKSLNRFVSHYANVAYLFRQRYGLSASIRKDGANVFGVNTNDKFNPFWSVGASWQIRKEKFADWKVVDALQLRATYGYSGNIDPSRTPLPVAETTSGRYTNYPAFVISTLNDPSLRWEKVRTLNLGLQFGLFKNRITGSFDYYVKKSTDLYGNSLIDYTVFGKANTTIKNNASIRSQGAELTMTLEAVRTPSFSWRPAVLLSMNKNKVLEYYNTQFGLINLVGNGTTTMPIVGRPLNSIAAFNWGGLDQNGDPQGFLDGELSTDYQKIRNSTVGEINDNQTIVYVGSAVPQLFGNLINTFSYRNFELSFNLSFKADYYFSRQATTSGNFYMYGKAYADYEKRWQAAGDENYTQVPRVKYPIDANRDAFYQGSKVNVLKGDHVRVEYINLSWRNLWQLGSKKLNTRMFFNASNLGLIWKRNKEGVDPDFPGRLTPNPTYAIGLNVGF, encoded by the coding sequence ATGAGAAAAATCATATTAATGGTGTTATTCCTAATTATTTCGGGGATGGCAAACTTTGCTATTGGACAGCACGCTTCGGCAAGAATGGTGGGGCGGGTTATCAATAGCGAAAATAAAAAACCGATTGAAGGTGCCTCAATTATCATATTAGGGGACAATAGCCAAGCAAAATCCGACAGTGACGGAGAGTTTGCACTAAAGGCAAATCATGGTGACAGCGTCTTGGTAAGCCATATCGGCTATCATAGTGAGACCGTGTTATACAAGTCTGGAACTTCAAGACTGACGATTATGTTAGTGCCTTTGGCTAATGTATTGGATGAGGTAATGGTGAGTTCGGGATATCAGCAGCTGCGACCCAATGAGATGACAGGAGCTTTTCAGGTATTGGATAAAAAGACACTCGACCAGCAGGTGGGAACCAATATCCTTGACCGGTTAAATAATGTGACACCTGGTTTCCGTAAGGGGACTTTCGAGTTTAAACCCAACCGCAATGAGAAGCTAAATATTTCATTTCGGGGCCTCAGTACAATAGAGGCTTCTAAGGATCCGTTGATCGTACTCGATGGTTTTATCTATGAGGGCGATATCGACAATATTGATCCGAATAGCATTGCATCAGTTACGGTGCTCAAAGATGCGGCAGCCACATCAATATGGGGAGCACGCGCTGGAAATGGTGTCATTGTGCTTACCAGTATCAATAGTTCCAATAAATTGCAAAAGACGACGGTGAATATTTCGCATACCGTCACGACGAAACGTGTAACGGATTACAGTAAGCTGTATCAGCCAGCAAATCTGGACTATATCTTGGCCGAACAGGAGCTTTTTAATGCGGGCTACTATGATGGAAAAATTGAGCAGAGCCCATACCTTGCTTTGACGCCTACCGCCGAAGTTTTCTTGGCTCGGCGCAGAGGATTGATTTCGGCGCAGGACTCAACAGATAGGATTGCCGAATTACTGGCAATGGATGGAAAAGCGGCTTATAGAGATGCTTTTCTAAGTAACCCATTTTTACAGCAGTCTTTTGCCAATATCTCGGGAGCTTCAACCGTGATAAGATATAGCTTTGGTGTTGGTAATACGATGGATCTCTCCGAAAATAAGGCGAAGGACAATAAGATAAATCTCTACCTCAACAATTCATTTCATTGGAAGGACAAATTTGAGCTGAATCTCAATGTGAATTTTCTCACGCAGAAACAACGTAGTGGCACATCCGTATTTGACCAGTTTAGATATAGTGGCAAATATGTGCCTTTCTTCGAATTTATGAATGCGGAAGGTGAAGCATTGCCTTTTAATAAGGGCTACCGAGGCAATTATCTCAATGAATTGTATGGAGATAAACTGTTGGACTGGAATTATTACCCATTGAATGATTATGAGCTAGATCGCGCGACAACACGGAAAAACGAATTGTATGCAGTCCTACAGGCTAAATATAATATCAAACCTTACTTAACGGCAACTGTATCATATCAATATCAGATCCAGCGAAAAGTAACGGAAAGGATCGCCCAAGCGGAAAGTTATTATGCCCGGAATTTGATCAATATGTTTTCCAATATTGACCCGCAATCTGGTGTAGTAGCACATCCTATTCCTATTGGAGGAATTTATGATCTTAACAATGGGGATTTGAGTTCGTATACATGGAGAGGGCAACTGAACTTTAACCGATCGTTTGGATCTCATCATGTCAATGGGATTTTAGGTGCAGAAATAAGAGAAGTATTATCAAAGGGTTCCACAAGTAGTTCGTATGGTTATAGCGCTGATCCGATACGCACGAAGGTGGTGGATTACGCAGGCTTTTACCCGACACTACCTGCAGGTGGATATGCTGCCATTCAGGGAAATATTTCGCTAATGAAATCCTTGAATCGTTTTGTGTCTCACTATGCAAATGTCGCGTATTTATTCAGGCAACGTTACGGTCTGTCGGCCAGTATACGTAAGGATGGGGCTAACGTGTTCGGCGTAAATACCAATGATAAATTTAATCCATTTTGGTCGGTAGGCGCGAGTTGGCAGATCAGAAAGGAAAAGTTCGCTGACTGGAAAGTGGTAGATGCGCTGCAGCTGAGAGCCACGTATGGTTATAGCGGCAACATTGATCCCTCGCGCACGCCTCTTCCGGTTGCTGAAACGACCAGCGGACGGTATACCAACTATCCTGCTTTTGTGATCAGCACCCTGAATGATCCATCTTTAAGATGGGAAAAGGTGCGGACATTAAATTTGGGACTACAATTTGGACTGTTCAAAAATAGAATCACAGGAAGTTTTGATTATTATGTGAAAAAGAGCACAGATCTCTATGGCAATTCATTGATAGATTATACGGTATTTGGAAAGGCCAACACCACGATAAAAAATAATGCTTCGATAAGAAGTCAGGGAGCTGAGTTGACCATGACTCTCGAAGCTGTGAGGACTCCGAGCTTCAGTTGGCGACCTGCCGTGCTTTTAAGCATGAACAAAAATAAAGTGCTGGAATATTACAATACTCAGTTTGGTCTCATCAATTTGGTGGGAAATGGCACGACTACTATGCCAATAGTCGGTAGGCCGCTCAATTCCATCGCCGCATTTAATTGGGGTGGCCTGGATCAAAATGGCGACCCACAAGGTTTCTTAGATGGTGAACTGTCCACAGATTATCAAAAGATAAGAAACTCAACTGTAGGGGAAATTAACGATAACCAGACCATTGTATACGTAGGTTCTGCGGTTCCACAATTGTTTGGAAATTTGATCAATACATTTTCCTATCGCAATTTTGAATTATCATTTAACCTTTCCTTTAAAGCCGATTACTATTTCAGCAGACAGGCAACCACTAGCGGCAATTTTTATATGTACGGCAAAGCGTATGCGGATTATGAAAAGCGCTGGCAGGCAGCAGGGGATGAAAATTATACACAGGTACCTCGAGTAAAATATCCCATTGATGCGAATCGCGATGCTTTTTATCAGGGAAGTAAAGTCAATGTGCTGAAAGGAGATCATGTCCGTGTGGAATATATCAATCTCTCTTGGAGGAACTTATGGCAATTGGGTAGCAAAAAGTTAAATACCCGTATGTTTTTCAATGCGAGTAATTTAGGGTTGATCTGGAAAAGAAATAAAGAAGGCGTAGATCCTGATTTTCCTGGGCGATTAACACCTAATCCTACTTATGCCATAGGGCTTAATGTCGGTTTTTAA